One region of Eupeodes corollae chromosome 1, idEupCoro1.1, whole genome shotgun sequence genomic DNA includes:
- the LOC129938996 gene encoding daxx-like protein isoform X3 yields the protein MNSIIVLDSSDEEGGTVKKKRGARNNHQPQPPVTVQPPMARVNPVKAPNSAMAVKKTQAPLPNDNFKIQLPSKRATQPSQSDLVPPEKRVRRVKPTTVMRSNDEEWINRQNTSQWNGGDRPKGNNLTTNKNVVNTTVKATLSPVVKNPASLSQGAANFVRMAWNGKNPKPSSPPVVVNKNITATLKEQPKSLPIPPVINKNITATAKDPNIASSLSSSPVFNKNSVTIRRIVVNDDRPKPLTLAKSITTPKPPTTNPAIIKKPLATSINVVDPLKITMSPSKNLNNSSIKIAQVNALSPATPTNQSSTSIRKIASTTAIESGKGYQHLPTLKRNESNAKAVPQDPIAVVSTSPTMLYSSPPTVKKMVNVELPTKPTAPSTMPVISKVFGSGVSNKTINEQQPLIHLGTSVITKNQSKLSEPKILSTGAHKTPPAIINRPSGLIVTPITCTVAPTTTTTTPTASYNMPSNTTPNTSRSTTKQSKASINRNRAYQAAQAAQAEQALASMFSMFPPGNYMGNPQMMYDMDPSGGAFINPACIPNRPIRTMEGTSFPTVSSPGFHMNYPNFSGGSITPVMSPGPNASPTYNSGRSSKSPVTSTVTRSSSATRSPASYMGISIDVDQPIPPMSPPVYNMNHVPFNGDPFNFMRNPHNIPSPSFSPVRSTRSPLNSAPKTSKGAAESSKPPVSSSVFHKDLDSFVKSPFSYPQTPNNTKITPSFSNGPIISLDSPPKNENLVKSPTPVELFRSSSINLLSSSPAQSTISDGSSISEKYSHQPLNGKEKSLTLNTDEKKSGKDNSVEKVKDDDEQENEKDRNEGREEEVEEEEKEPLIPEFETLLKTCREADSSEDMNRLIETKLIRYYFSVHPDFVKSRGFKKAVVAATESIKKNTELVYYHLRPVVEELKARKKCKAIVMTNDEMSAVAAEAEQEGIEDKVRNRQIRRLNKGLYILTRKIHKLETDEVDLEDENSTYLIVERYKKRACEIYDKICDLTGESKHALRQVKKPITFKETDYPKFNKVVETFVNKTKEFPDFVDVLRMLEFCNDRYNFGLLKEEMTSIAQGAFIKIGKLLQSRRKADLYETVSHFTSDLEDPADNDPVLLAKLTENEKNQTTIGSVIDKYAREQVRRKAESTSVSDDEGNSSEDSGSEKESHDMKKSRTTKDSNKSNNEEEQQNKDVNKDSNKTNSDELCEKQIEATTNGTHSPPPAAIVVSPSLPLASTSAAFRTSPPHAFESPEASPRPSSLSPLLPSCTSSSLKILSVTSLNESADVSSPKKNNDIIKPAAVVGSADEIVISDEDL from the exons ATGAATTCCATTATCGTCTTGGACTCCTCCGATGAAGAg GGAGGTACCGTAAAGAAGAAGAGAGGTGCGAGGAACAACCACCAACCTCAACCCCCTGTAACAGTGCAGCCTCCAATGGCCAGAGTAAATCCCGTTAAGGCACCTAATTCGGCAATGGCAGTGAAAAAAACTCAAGCTCCTCTCCCGAATGACAATTTTAAGATCCAGCTGCCAAGCAAACGTGCGACCCAGCCGTCTCAAAGTGACCTGGTGCCACCAGAAAAGCGGGTGCGACGTGTCAAACCGACGACAGTTATGCGTAGTAACGATGAAGAATGGATCAATAGACAAAACACTTCTCAATGGAATGGTGGGGATCGTCCTAAGGGGAATAACCTGACAACTAACAAGAATGTTGTTAATACTACAGTTAAAGCCACTCTAAGTCCAGTTGTGAAAAATCCTGCTTCATTGAGCCAG GGGGCGGCGAACTTTGTGCGAATGGCATGGAATGGTAAAAACCCTAAACCATCATCACCGCCAGTGGttgttaataaaaacataactgCAACACTAAAAGAACAACCCAAGAGCCTACCAATTCCTCCTgtaatcaataaaaatataacagccACAGCTAAAGATCCTAATATTGCTTCATCGCTCTCATCGTCACCGGTTTTTAATAAGAATTCAGTAACGATTAGAAGAATAGTTGTTAATGACGATCGCCCAAAACCACTCACTCTGGCCAAAAGTATCACAACCCCAAAGCCACCGACTACGAATCCAGCCATCATTAAAAAACCACTGGCAACTTCAATAAATGTAGTAGATCCCTTAAAAATTACAATGTCGCCCAGTAAGAATCTCAACAATTCATCGATCAAAATTGCCCAAGTAAATGCGTTATCACCGGCAACACCCACTAATCAATCATCGACTAGTATAAGGAAAATTGCATCTACTACTGCTATTGAATCAGGCAAGGGCTACCAACATCTACCCACATTAAAGCGAAATGAGAGCAACGCTAAGGCCGTGCCGCAAGATCCTATTGCGGTTGTGAGTACATCGCCAACGATGCTTTATTCAAGTCCACCTACAGTAAAGAAAATGGTTAACGTAGAACTTCCTACTAAGCCTACAGCACCGTCGACAATGCCAGTTATCTCGAAGGTTTTCGGTTCAG GTGTTTCTAATAAGACCATCAATGAGCAACAACCATTGATTCACTTAGGAACTTCAGTAATAACGAAAAATCAATCAAAGCTATCTGAGccaaaaatattatcaacagGTGCACATAAAACCCCGCCAGCAATTATTAATAGACCAAGTGGTCTTATAGTTACCCCAATAACATGTACTGTCGCtccaactacaacaacaacaacgccTACAGCTTCATACAACATGCCATCGAACACAACACCAAACACCAGCCGCTCAACTACAAAACAATCAAAAGCATCTATTAATCGTAATAGGGCCTACCAAGCGGCTCAAGCAGCTCAAGCAGAACAAGCATTGGCTTCAATGTTCAGTATGTTTCCGCCTGGCAATTACATGGGAAATCCACAAATGATGTATGACATGGATCCTTCAGGTGGTGCTTTTATAAATCCTGCCTGCATTCCTAATCGCCCAATACGTACAATGGAAGGGACAAGCTTTCCAACTGTGAGCTCACCTGGGTTCCATATGAACTATCCTAATTTTTCGGGTGGCTCCATCACCCCTGTGATGAGTCCTGGCCCAAATGCAAGCCCAACTTACAATTCAGGTCGTTCTTCTAAAAGTCCCGTCACCAGCACGGTTACGAGATCGTCGAGTGCGACCAGAAGTCCAGCCAGCTATATGGGTATATCAATAGATGTTGATCAGCCAATACCACCAATGTCACCACCGGTATACAATATGAATCACGTGCCGTTCAATGGCGATCCGTTTAATTTTATGCGAAACCCTCATAACATCCCAAGTCCATCATTTAGCCCAGTGCGATCGACGAGGAGTCCTCTAAATTCTGCTCCGAAAACTAGTAAAGGCGCTGCTGAAAGTTCCAAACCGCCAGTGTCGTCATCAGTGTTTCACAAAGACTTAGACAGCTTTGTCAAGAGTCCATTTAGCTATCCCCAGACtccaaacaacacaaaaatcacACCATCATTCAGCAACGGCCCTATTATATCTTTAGATAGTCCACCGAAGAACGAAAATCTTGTCAAAAGCCCAACTCCGGTAGAATTATTTAGAAGTTCTTCAATTAATCTGTTATCATCAAGTCCAGCTCAAAGCACGATCAGCGACGGATCATCCATATCGGAGAAGTATTCCCATCAGCCTCTTAATGGGAAAGAAAAGTCATTGACTTTAAATACGGATGAGAAAAAATCTGGAAAAGATAAttcagtggagaaagtgaaggATGATGACGAGCAGGAAAATGAAAAGGATAGGAATGAAGGAAGAGAAGAGGAGGTGGAGGAGGAGGAAAAAGAGCCACTTATACCTGAATTTGAAACCCTTCTTAAAACTTGCCGAGAAGCCGATTCCTCCGAAGATATGAACAGACTGATTGAAACAAAACTTATACGTTATTATTTTTCTGTACATCCAGACTTTGTCAAATCTCGTGGCTTTAAAAAGGCTGTGGTAGCAGCAACAGAGAGCATTAAGAAAAATACTGAATTAGTTTATTATCATCTCAGACCGGTTGTGGAAGAACTAAAAGCTCGTAAAAAGTGTAAAGCAATTGTAATGACAAATGATGAAATGTCAGCTGTAGCAGCTGAAGCCGAACAAGAGGGCATAGAAGATAAGGTTCGAAATAGGCAGATAAGGCGTCTGAATAAAGGGTTATATATTTTGACCAGGAAAATTCACAAGTTAGAAACAGATGAGGTGGATCTGGAAGATGAGAACTCGACGTATTTAATTGTGGAGCGATACAAAAAACGTGCATGTGAG atATACGATAAAATCTGTGATCTGACTGGCGAAAGTAAACACGCTCTCAGGCAAGTAAAAAAACCAATCACATTCAAGGAAACAGATTATCCGAAATTCAATAAAGTTGTTGAAACatttgttaacaaaacaaaagaatttcctGATTTCGTTGATGTTTTGCGTATGTTGGAGTTTTGCAATGACCGATATAATTTTGGTTTACTCAAGGAAGAAATGACTTCAATCG ctcaaggtgctttcattaaAATTGGAAAACTACTACAAAGTCGCCGAAAAGCCGATCTATATGAGACTGTATCCCATTTTACATCAGATCTTGAAGATCCCGCTGACAACGATCCGGTACTTTTAGCTAAACttacagaaaatgaaaaaaatcaaacaacaatTGGCTCGGTAATAGATAA ATATGCCCGTGAACAGGTGAGAAGAAAGGCTGAATCAACCAGTGTGTCTGATGATGAGGGTAATTCATCAGAGGACAGCGGTTCCGAAAAAGAATCCCATGATATGAAGAAAtcaagaacaacaaaagataGCAATAAATCTAATAacgaagaagaacaacaaaataaagatgTAAACAAAGATTCAAACAAAACTAACAGCGATGAGCTTTGTGAAAAACAAATAGAAGCAACAACTAATGGGACACACTCACCACCTCCAGCAGCGATTGTAGTATCCCCATCCCTTCCGCTGGCCAGTACGTCGGCTGCATTTCGAACATCACCTCCGCATGCTTTTGAATCGCCAGAAGCATCACCACGCCCTAGCTCTTTATCACCTCTATTGCCATCTTGCACATCGAGTTCGCTTAAGATTCTTTCAGTTACAAGCCTCAATGAAAGTGCTGACGTCTcctctccaaaaaaaaacaacgacattATTAAGCCAGCAGCTGTTGTCGGTTCAGCGGATGAAATTGTAATTTCAGATGAAGATTTATAG
- the LOC129938996 gene encoding daxx-like protein isoform X4 gives MARVNPVKAPNSAMAVKKTQAPLPNDNFKIQLPSKRATQPSQSDLVPPEKRVRRVKPTTVMRSNDEEWINRQNTSQWNGGDRPKGNNLTTNKNVVNTTVKATLSPVVKNPASLSQVNANRVQNNNNRNNLNQSTAKGAANFVRMAWNGKNPKPSSPPVVVNKNITATLKEQPKSLPIPPVINKNITATAKDPNIASSLSSSPVFNKNSVTIRRIVVNDDRPKPLTLAKSITTPKPPTTNPAIIKKPLATSINVVDPLKITMSPSKNLNNSSIKIAQVNALSPATPTNQSSTSIRKIASTTAIESGKGYQHLPTLKRNESNAKAVPQDPIAVVSTSPTMLYSSPPTVKKMVNVELPTKPTAPSTMPVISKVFGSGVSNKTINEQQPLIHLGTSVITKNQSKLSEPKILSTGAHKTPPAIINRPSGLIVTPITCTVAPTTTTTTPTASYNMPSNTTPNTSRSTTKQSKASINRNRAYQAAQAAQAEQALASMFSMFPPGNYMGNPQMMYDMDPSGGAFINPACIPNRPIRTMEGTSFPTVSSPGFHMNYPNFSGGSITPVMSPGPNASPTYNSGRSSKSPVTSTVTRSSSATRSPASYMGISIDVDQPIPPMSPPVYNMNHVPFNGDPFNFMRNPHNIPSPSFSPVRSTRSPLNSAPKTSKGAAESSKPPVSSSVFHKDLDSFVKSPFSYPQTPNNTKITPSFSNGPIISLDSPPKNENLVKSPTPVELFRSSSINLLSSSPAQSTISDGSSISEKYSHQPLNGKEKSLTLNTDEKKSGKDNSVEKVKDDDEQENEKDRNEGREEEVEEEEKEPLIPEFETLLKTCREADSSEDMNRLIETKLIRYYFSVHPDFVKSRGFKKAVVAATESIKKNTELVYYHLRPVVEELKARKKCKAIVMTNDEMSAVAAEAEQEGIEDKVRNRQIRRLNKGLYILTRKIHKLETDEVDLEDENSTYLIVERYKKRACEIYDKICDLTGESKHALRQVKKPITFKETDYPKFNKVVETFVNKTKEFPDFVDVLRMLEFCNDRYNFGLLKEEMTSIAQGAFIKIGKLLQSRRKADLYETVSHFTSDLEDPADNDPVLLAKLTENEKNQTTIGSVIDKYAREQVRRKAESTSVSDDEGNSSEDSGSEKESHDMKKSRTTKDSNKSNNEEEQQNKDVNKDSNKTNSDELCEKQIEATTNGTHSPPPAAIVVSPSLPLASTSAAFRTSPPHAFESPEASPRPSSLSPLLPSCTSSSLKILSVTSLNESADVSSPKKNNDIIKPAAVVGSADEIVISDEDL, from the exons ATGGCCAGAGTAAATCCCGTTAAGGCACCTAATTCGGCAATGGCAGTGAAAAAAACTCAAGCTCCTCTCCCGAATGACAATTTTAAGATCCAGCTGCCAAGCAAACGTGCGACCCAGCCGTCTCAAAGTGACCTGGTGCCACCAGAAAAGCGGGTGCGACGTGTCAAACCGACGACAGTTATGCGTAGTAACGATGAAGAATGGATCAATAGACAAAACACTTCTCAATGGAATGGTGGGGATCGTCCTAAGGGGAATAACCTGACAACTAACAAGAATGTTGTTAATACTACAGTTAAAGCCACTCTAAGTCCAGTTGTGAAAAATCCTGCTTCATTGAGCCAGGTAAATGCGAACCgcgttcaaaataataataatcgtaACAATCTAAATCAATCTACTGCTAAGGGGGCGGCGAACTTTGTGCGAATGGCATGGAATGGTAAAAACCCTAAACCATCATCACCGCCAGTGGttgttaataaaaacataactgCAACACTAAAAGAACAACCCAAGAGCCTACCAATTCCTCCTgtaatcaataaaaatataacagccACAGCTAAAGATCCTAATATTGCTTCATCGCTCTCATCGTCACCGGTTTTTAATAAGAATTCAGTAACGATTAGAAGAATAGTTGTTAATGACGATCGCCCAAAACCACTCACTCTGGCCAAAAGTATCACAACCCCAAAGCCACCGACTACGAATCCAGCCATCATTAAAAAACCACTGGCAACTTCAATAAATGTAGTAGATCCCTTAAAAATTACAATGTCGCCCAGTAAGAATCTCAACAATTCATCGATCAAAATTGCCCAAGTAAATGCGTTATCACCGGCAACACCCACTAATCAATCATCGACTAGTATAAGGAAAATTGCATCTACTACTGCTATTGAATCAGGCAAGGGCTACCAACATCTACCCACATTAAAGCGAAATGAGAGCAACGCTAAGGCCGTGCCGCAAGATCCTATTGCGGTTGTGAGTACATCGCCAACGATGCTTTATTCAAGTCCACCTACAGTAAAGAAAATGGTTAACGTAGAACTTCCTACTAAGCCTACAGCACCGTCGACAATGCCAGTTATCTCGAAGGTTTTCGGTTCAG GTGTTTCTAATAAGACCATCAATGAGCAACAACCATTGATTCACTTAGGAACTTCAGTAATAACGAAAAATCAATCAAAGCTATCTGAGccaaaaatattatcaacagGTGCACATAAAACCCCGCCAGCAATTATTAATAGACCAAGTGGTCTTATAGTTACCCCAATAACATGTACTGTCGCtccaactacaacaacaacaacgccTACAGCTTCATACAACATGCCATCGAACACAACACCAAACACCAGCCGCTCAACTACAAAACAATCAAAAGCATCTATTAATCGTAATAGGGCCTACCAAGCGGCTCAAGCAGCTCAAGCAGAACAAGCATTGGCTTCAATGTTCAGTATGTTTCCGCCTGGCAATTACATGGGAAATCCACAAATGATGTATGACATGGATCCTTCAGGTGGTGCTTTTATAAATCCTGCCTGCATTCCTAATCGCCCAATACGTACAATGGAAGGGACAAGCTTTCCAACTGTGAGCTCACCTGGGTTCCATATGAACTATCCTAATTTTTCGGGTGGCTCCATCACCCCTGTGATGAGTCCTGGCCCAAATGCAAGCCCAACTTACAATTCAGGTCGTTCTTCTAAAAGTCCCGTCACCAGCACGGTTACGAGATCGTCGAGTGCGACCAGAAGTCCAGCCAGCTATATGGGTATATCAATAGATGTTGATCAGCCAATACCACCAATGTCACCACCGGTATACAATATGAATCACGTGCCGTTCAATGGCGATCCGTTTAATTTTATGCGAAACCCTCATAACATCCCAAGTCCATCATTTAGCCCAGTGCGATCGACGAGGAGTCCTCTAAATTCTGCTCCGAAAACTAGTAAAGGCGCTGCTGAAAGTTCCAAACCGCCAGTGTCGTCATCAGTGTTTCACAAAGACTTAGACAGCTTTGTCAAGAGTCCATTTAGCTATCCCCAGACtccaaacaacacaaaaatcacACCATCATTCAGCAACGGCCCTATTATATCTTTAGATAGTCCACCGAAGAACGAAAATCTTGTCAAAAGCCCAACTCCGGTAGAATTATTTAGAAGTTCTTCAATTAATCTGTTATCATCAAGTCCAGCTCAAAGCACGATCAGCGACGGATCATCCATATCGGAGAAGTATTCCCATCAGCCTCTTAATGGGAAAGAAAAGTCATTGACTTTAAATACGGATGAGAAAAAATCTGGAAAAGATAAttcagtggagaaagtgaaggATGATGACGAGCAGGAAAATGAAAAGGATAGGAATGAAGGAAGAGAAGAGGAGGTGGAGGAGGAGGAAAAAGAGCCACTTATACCTGAATTTGAAACCCTTCTTAAAACTTGCCGAGAAGCCGATTCCTCCGAAGATATGAACAGACTGATTGAAACAAAACTTATACGTTATTATTTTTCTGTACATCCAGACTTTGTCAAATCTCGTGGCTTTAAAAAGGCTGTGGTAGCAGCAACAGAGAGCATTAAGAAAAATACTGAATTAGTTTATTATCATCTCAGACCGGTTGTGGAAGAACTAAAAGCTCGTAAAAAGTGTAAAGCAATTGTAATGACAAATGATGAAATGTCAGCTGTAGCAGCTGAAGCCGAACAAGAGGGCATAGAAGATAAGGTTCGAAATAGGCAGATAAGGCGTCTGAATAAAGGGTTATATATTTTGACCAGGAAAATTCACAAGTTAGAAACAGATGAGGTGGATCTGGAAGATGAGAACTCGACGTATTTAATTGTGGAGCGATACAAAAAACGTGCATGTGAG atATACGATAAAATCTGTGATCTGACTGGCGAAAGTAAACACGCTCTCAGGCAAGTAAAAAAACCAATCACATTCAAGGAAACAGATTATCCGAAATTCAATAAAGTTGTTGAAACatttgttaacaaaacaaaagaatttcctGATTTCGTTGATGTTTTGCGTATGTTGGAGTTTTGCAATGACCGATATAATTTTGGTTTACTCAAGGAAGAAATGACTTCAATCG ctcaaggtgctttcattaaAATTGGAAAACTACTACAAAGTCGCCGAAAAGCCGATCTATATGAGACTGTATCCCATTTTACATCAGATCTTGAAGATCCCGCTGACAACGATCCGGTACTTTTAGCTAAACttacagaaaatgaaaaaaatcaaacaacaatTGGCTCGGTAATAGATAA ATATGCCCGTGAACAGGTGAGAAGAAAGGCTGAATCAACCAGTGTGTCTGATGATGAGGGTAATTCATCAGAGGACAGCGGTTCCGAAAAAGAATCCCATGATATGAAGAAAtcaagaacaacaaaagataGCAATAAATCTAATAacgaagaagaacaacaaaataaagatgTAAACAAAGATTCAAACAAAACTAACAGCGATGAGCTTTGTGAAAAACAAATAGAAGCAACAACTAATGGGACACACTCACCACCTCCAGCAGCGATTGTAGTATCCCCATCCCTTCCGCTGGCCAGTACGTCGGCTGCATTTCGAACATCACCTCCGCATGCTTTTGAATCGCCAGAAGCATCACCACGCCCTAGCTCTTTATCACCTCTATTGCCATCTTGCACATCGAGTTCGCTTAAGATTCTTTCAGTTACAAGCCTCAATGAAAGTGCTGACGTCTcctctccaaaaaaaaacaacgacattATTAAGCCAGCAGCTGTTGTCGGTTCAGCGGATGAAATTGTAATTTCAGATGAAGATTTATAG